A genome region from Pseudomonas pergaminensis includes the following:
- a CDS encoding acetyl-CoA C-acyltransferase, with the protein MTDPIVIVSAVRTPMGGFQGDLKGLTAPQLGSAAIRAAVERAGIATDAVDEVLFGCVLPAGLGQAPARQAALGAGLDKSTRCTTLNKMCGSGMEATILAHDSLLAGSVDVVIAGGMESMSNAPYLLDRARSGYRMGHGKVLDHMFLDGLEDAYDKGRLMGTFAEDCALHNGFSREAQDAFAIASLTRAQEAITHGSFAAEIVPVQVTVGKEQKTIQHDEQPPKAKLDKISSLKPAFREGGTVTAANSSSISDGAAALLLMRQSEAQKRGLKPLAVIHGHAAFADEPGLFPVAPVGAIRKLMTKTGWNLGEVDLFEINEAFAVVSLVTMSKLEIPHAKVNVHGGACALGHPIGASGARILVTLLSALRQKGLKRGVAAICIGGGEATAMAVECLY; encoded by the coding sequence ATGACTGATCCAATCGTAATTGTCAGCGCGGTGCGCACGCCCATGGGCGGGTTCCAGGGCGACCTCAAGGGCCTGACCGCGCCGCAACTGGGCTCTGCCGCGATTCGCGCCGCCGTCGAGCGTGCCGGCATCGCTACTGACGCCGTGGATGAAGTGCTGTTTGGCTGCGTGCTGCCCGCCGGCCTCGGCCAGGCGCCGGCGCGCCAGGCGGCCTTGGGCGCGGGGCTGGACAAATCCACGCGTTGCACCACCCTCAATAAGATGTGTGGCTCGGGCATGGAAGCGACCATCCTGGCCCATGACTCGCTGTTGGCCGGCAGCGTCGACGTGGTGATCGCCGGGGGCATGGAAAGCATGTCCAACGCTCCGTACCTGCTGGACCGCGCACGCAGCGGTTACCGCATGGGCCACGGCAAGGTGCTCGATCACATGTTCCTCGACGGTCTGGAAGACGCCTACGACAAAGGCCGCCTGATGGGCACCTTTGCCGAGGACTGCGCCCTGCATAACGGCTTTAGCCGTGAAGCCCAGGACGCCTTCGCCATCGCTTCGTTGACCCGTGCGCAAGAGGCGATCACCCATGGCAGCTTTGCCGCGGAAATCGTGCCGGTGCAGGTCACCGTGGGCAAAGAGCAAAAAACCATCCAGCATGACGAACAGCCGCCCAAGGCCAAGCTCGACAAGATCAGCAGCCTGAAGCCGGCCTTCCGCGAAGGTGGCACTGTAACCGCCGCCAACTCCAGCTCGATTTCCGACGGCGCGGCGGCCTTGCTGCTGATGCGTCAGTCCGAGGCGCAAAAACGTGGCCTCAAACCCTTGGCGGTTATCCATGGGCATGCCGCGTTTGCCGATGAACCGGGGCTGTTCCCGGTGGCGCCAGTGGGTGCGATTCGCAAACTGATGACCAAGACCGGCTGGAACCTGGGCGAGGTCGACCTGTTCGAGATCAACGAAGCCTTTGCCGTGGTCAGCCTGGTCACCATGAGCAAGCTGGAAATCCCTCATGCCAAGGTCAATGTCCATGGCGGTGCCTGCGCGCTGGGTCATCCGATCGGCGCCTCCGGTGCGCGGATCCTGGTGACCCTGCTCTCGGCCCTGCGCCAGAAAGGCCTCAAGCGGGGTGTCGCCGCGATTTGCATCGGCGGTGGTGAAGCCACGGCCATGGCCGTCGAATGCCTGTATTAA
- a CDS encoding SDR family NAD(P)-dependent oxidoreductase — protein sequence MQIENKIFLVSGGASGLGAATAEMLIAAGAKVMLVDLNAEAVAAKARQLGDNARSAVADISQEAAAEAAVQATVAAFGGLHGLVNCAGVVRGEKILGKNGPHALASFAQVINVNLIGSFNLLRLAAAAIAETEANADGERGVIINTASVAAFDGQIGQAAYSASKGAIASLTLPAARELARFGIRVMTIAPGIFETPMMAGMTPQVRDALATGVPFPQRLGKPAEYAALVRHIIENSMLNGEVIRLDGALRMAAK from the coding sequence ATGCAGATTGAAAACAAGATTTTCCTGGTCAGCGGTGGCGCATCGGGCCTCGGCGCGGCGACTGCCGAGATGCTGATCGCCGCCGGCGCCAAGGTGATGCTGGTCGACCTGAATGCCGAGGCCGTGGCCGCCAAGGCCAGGCAGCTGGGCGACAACGCGCGCAGTGCCGTCGCGGATATCAGCCAGGAAGCCGCTGCCGAAGCCGCTGTGCAGGCCACGGTCGCAGCTTTTGGCGGCCTGCACGGGCTGGTCAATTGTGCCGGCGTGGTGCGTGGCGAGAAAATCCTCGGCAAGAACGGCCCTCACGCTCTGGCGAGCTTTGCCCAGGTGATCAATGTCAACCTGATCGGCAGCTTCAACCTGTTGCGCCTGGCGGCCGCTGCCATCGCCGAGACCGAGGCAAATGCCGACGGCGAGCGCGGCGTGATCATCAACACCGCCTCGGTGGCGGCGTTCGACGGGCAGATTGGCCAGGCAGCGTATTCCGCGTCCAAGGGCGCCATCGCCAGCCTCACACTGCCGGCCGCGCGCGAGCTGGCCCGCTTTGGTATCCGTGTGATGACCATCGCCCCGGGTATTTTCGAAACGCCGATGATGGCCGGCATGACCCCGCAAGTGCGCGACGCCCTGGCCACCGGCGTGCCATTTCCGCAGCGCCTGGGCAAACCTGCCGAATACGCCGCACTGGTGCGGCACATCATTGAAAACAGCATGCTCAACGGCGAGGTGATCCGTCTCGACGGTGCCTTGCGCATGGCGGCCAAGTAA
- a CDS encoding bestrophin family protein — protein sequence MIVRPKPNLLGILFSLKGSIAKRIALRSLLVTLLASVIVLVETLHPAYFSKVNATPFTLLGLSLSIFMSFRNNACYDRWWEGRKQLGQMVIDVRSLIRETQVLGDPVERASLLRSLCGFAHGLIARLRHEDEAQAITPWSTFQANHPNLPDNLLQRVGARFSELAGQGVISEWRYTQLEARLVSLSQVQASCERIKSTPLPFPYTLLLHRTIYLFCILLPFAMAEPLGWLTPVFTAIVSYTFFGLDEIGDDLEDPFGFDENDLPCNAILRTLEREVLAALGATDLPPPLEPVEYVLT from the coding sequence ATGATAGTCCGCCCCAAACCCAACCTCCTGGGTATCCTGTTTTCCCTCAAGGGCTCGATCGCCAAACGCATTGCCCTGCGCAGCCTGCTGGTGACCTTGTTGGCCTCAGTGATCGTGCTGGTGGAAACCCTGCACCCGGCGTATTTCTCCAAGGTCAACGCCACGCCGTTCACCTTGCTTGGGTTGTCGTTGTCGATCTTTATGAGCTTTCGCAACAACGCCTGCTATGACCGATGGTGGGAAGGTCGCAAGCAATTGGGGCAGATGGTCATCGATGTTCGCTCGCTCATCCGCGAAACCCAGGTGCTTGGCGACCCGGTCGAACGCGCGAGCCTTTTGCGCAGCCTGTGCGGCTTCGCCCACGGCCTGATCGCGCGTTTGCGCCATGAAGATGAAGCCCAGGCGATAACGCCCTGGAGTACCTTCCAGGCCAATCACCCCAACCTTCCCGACAACCTGCTGCAACGGGTGGGCGCCAGGTTTTCCGAACTGGCCGGGCAAGGCGTGATCAGCGAATGGCGCTACACTCAGCTGGAAGCGCGGTTAGTCAGCCTCAGCCAAGTGCAGGCCTCCTGCGAGCGGATCAAGAGCACGCCACTGCCCTTCCCCTACACCCTGCTGCTGCACCGCACCATTTACCTGTTCTGCATCCTGCTGCCGTTTGCCATGGCCGAGCCGCTGGGCTGGTTGACGCCAGTGTTTACCGCCATCGTCAGCTACACGTTCTTCGGCCTCGATGAAATCGGCGATGACCTTGAGGACCCGTTCGGTTTCGACGAGAACGACCTGCCCTGCAATGCCATCCTGCGTACCCTGGAACGCGAGGTCTTGGCGGCCCTCGGCGCAACCGACCTGCCGCCGCCCCTCGAGCCGGTGGAGTACGTGCTCACCTGA
- a CDS encoding tetratricopeptide repeat protein, producing the protein MSKSRRYSLIGLCALLFIVLITWYFSRTTPVAVAPAIAHGYSKALKQARNGEPGAARVLYQQLGRPDLSPERRAALHAELPNYPSPQALKLADKDLASDSPRVREAAIHSIVGLVPTGQRTLLLGPVLDDPEQEVRFAAANALLGLSPDTLGLYFGPLQQVLDEFVKKLKAQPETAEGWIQLARLYIHSALLPDAQNALEQAMRLQPDNLQAVVSQIELLDKQGKTDESRQLLARQLAAHPESAYLQHALGMWLLHHGERPYALLGLSKAVELEPDNQDYRYDLATTLHAQQELEAAQRQLEDIIQRHPANRKARVLLVNYWKESGQLQNVQVLLAQLEQQNPDDPALQQGL; encoded by the coding sequence ATGTCAAAGTCACGCCGTTACTCCCTCATCGGCCTGTGCGCCCTGTTGTTTATCGTATTGATCACCTGGTATTTCTCCCGCACCACCCCGGTGGCCGTAGCGCCCGCCATTGCCCATGGCTATTCGAAAGCCTTGAAACAGGCGCGTAACGGTGAGCCCGGCGCAGCGCGCGTGCTGTATCAGCAACTGGGCCGGCCGGACCTGTCGCCCGAGCGCCGCGCGGCGTTGCATGCCGAATTGCCCAACTACCCCAGCCCCCAGGCGTTGAAGCTGGCGGACAAAGACTTGGCCAGCGACTCACCGCGGGTGCGTGAAGCGGCCATCCACAGCATTGTCGGCCTGGTGCCGACCGGCCAGCGCACGCTGCTGCTCGGCCCGGTGCTGGATGACCCCGAGCAGGAGGTCCGCTTTGCCGCCGCCAATGCCTTGCTTGGCTTGTCTCCCGATACCCTGGGCCTGTACTTCGGGCCGTTGCAGCAAGTACTGGATGAGTTCGTGAAAAAGCTCAAGGCCCAGCCTGAAACCGCAGAAGGCTGGATTCAACTGGCGCGCCTGTACATCCACAGCGCCCTGTTGCCAGACGCACAAAACGCCCTGGAACAGGCCATGCGCCTGCAACCGGACAACCTGCAAGCCGTCGTCTCGCAGATCGAACTGCTGGACAAACAGGGCAAGACCGACGAGTCCCGCCAACTGCTGGCGCGCCAACTGGCCGCGCACCCCGAGTCGGCCTACCTGCAACACGCCCTGGGCATGTGGCTGTTGCACCATGGCGAACGTCCGTACGCGCTGCTTGGCCTGTCCAAGGCGGTGGAGCTGGAGCCGGACAACCAGGATTATCGCTACGACCTGGCCACGACCCTGCACGCCCAGCAGGAATTGGAAGCCGCCCAGCGCCAACTCGAAGACATCATCCAGCGCCACCCGGCCAACCGAAAGGCGCGGGTATTGCTGGTCAATTACTGGAAAGAAAGCGGCCAGTTGCAGAACGTTCAGGTGCTATTGGCGCAACTTGAACAGCAGAACCCGGACGATCCCGCCTTACAGCAAGGCTTGTAG